In a genomic window of Vicinamibacterales bacterium:
- a CDS encoding protein-disulfide reductase DsbD family protein, with product MTAAARLVRAACAAALLALPVLAAAQTTRPRAKVEPVVAATAIAPGAAVDVLLKVRLPRDVHVQAHEPRDPLLIPTVLSVDPTDGVTVTGITYPVPTDLTQAGRAEALAVLGPEFEIAVTLSLAASVAGDLSVPAVLRYQACNDRVCFPPARATATWRLHVQP from the coding sequence ATGACGGCGGCGGCTCGCCTCGTCCGGGCCGCCTGCGCGGCGGCCCTCCTCGCCCTGCCCGTCCTGGCGGCGGCCCAGACCACCCGGCCGCGGGCCAAGGTCGAGCCGGTGGTCGCGGCCACGGCCATCGCGCCCGGTGCGGCCGTGGACGTCCTCCTGAAGGTCCGCCTGCCGAGGGACGTCCACGTGCAGGCCCACGAGCCCAGGGACCCGTTGCTCATTCCCACGGTGCTTTCGGTGGACCCGACGGACGGCGTCACCGTGACGGGCATCACCTATCCCGTGCCGACCGACCTGACGCAGGCGGGGCGCGCCGAGGCGCTTGCGGTGCTCGGGCCCGAGTTCGAGATCGCCGTGACGCTGTCGCTCGCCGCGTCGGTGGCCGGGGATCTGTCGGTGCCCGCGGTCCTGCGCTACCAGGCGTGCAACGACCGCGTCTGCTTCCCGCCCGCGCGCGCGACGGCGACGTGGCGCCTGCACGTGCAGCCCTAG